TTTGTAGAAAACAGGCCAATCGTAATCAAAATGATGGGCTGCTTTTATGGCATAATCAACCGAATTTAGAAAAAGCTTTTCAGCTTTCTTGTCCCCTCTGTGTGCCAGACGGGCGAGGTTTAAAAGCGGATGATGCAGATACCAGGAATCCATGACCATTTCTTGTTTTTGTTCTTCAGATTTGTCAAGCTGATCTACTAATGCCGGATGCCAGCGGACTACGCTTTTTACACGTTCATCATAAAACTGTTCAAGTCCTTTATCCAGATCATCATAAAGCGGATGGCTGTTTTCTGACCACACAAGATATTCGTGAAGAGGAAGCTTAACGGCGAGCTGCACCATAATTTCTGCGGGAGTTTTATAGTCTTGTACATAGGCATTTAAATAAGGAGAATCATTGGCCATCATCCAGCATCCTTTGTTAAGATATAGCTGTTCAAGGACTTTTTCTGCAATACAAGGCCAGTCCTGATAGGGAATTTCAGGTTTGGAAATATGCGGATACAGAACTGCGAGATAATTTAAAAACTCAGATGTAGCTTGGAGATCATCTTTTACAATATTTTCATTAAGGATTATAAAAGCATCCGAAATGGTAAATTCTACATTTTCTGGAATAGGTTTCTCTTTATTAACAGGGAATTCAAAACCAATTTCAGGCCACTTACCTCCTACTGTATCGGCAAGTGATGTTTTAGACGCATCACAATAATGAGACATCGCACTAAGATTCTGAAAATAAAATACAGAACCATTCTGCGGCTTGGTCATACTAAAATATATATGCCCAGAACGCGATCCTACCTGATGTGTATGAATAATTCCAGAGGTATTTTCCACTCGGCCATCTGCGGTTAACGGTACAATGTCTCGTGGCCAGAATGGAATTAAAAGAGAAAATGCTGCTGTAAACTGGGTAGTGTATCGAATTACAGGCGGATCAGATTCAGGAAATGAAACTGTGATTGTGTAACGCCCAAGACGTGTTGATGCGTTTATAACAATTTGTTTGGATTCAGTAACGAGATCTGCTTTGTAAAAGCCGCTATTCATCCCAAAAGCCATTCGAAATGCAATACGTCCTGCATCTGGCCATTGAACAGTGAGCCAGATCGAATCACCTGCATTATAAAATTGCAAATTGTAATGTGATAATTGCATTTCATGTAAAAGACTGGCATTAACTATATCAGCCTGTACCGTGGCCGTCCATGGTGTAACAGAATTCA
This is a stretch of genomic DNA from Flavobacterium endoglycinae. It encodes these proteins:
- a CDS encoding glycoside hydrolase family protein, with product MLNSVTPWTATVQADIVNASLLHEMQLSHYNLQFYNAGDSIWLTVQWPDAGRIAFRMAFGMNSGFYKADLVTESKQIVINASTRLGRYTITVSFPESDPPVIRYTTQFTAAFSLLIPFWPRDIVPLTADGRVENTSGIIHTHQVGSRSGHIYFSMTKPQNGSVFYFQNLSAMSHYCDASKTSLADTVGGKWPEIGFEFPVNKEKPIPENVEFTISDAFIILNENIVKDDLQATSEFLNYLAVLYPHISKPEIPYQDWPCIAEKVLEQLYLNKGCWMMANDSPYLNAYVQDYKTPAEIMVQLAVKLPLHEYLVWSENSHPLYDDLDKGLEQFYDERVKSVVRWHPALVDQLDKSEEQKQEMVMDSWYLHHPLLNLARLAHRGDKKAEKLFLNSVDYAIKAAHHFDYDWPVFYKMTTFEVIKAETAPGRGGEKDVPGSYAHVMLMAYKLTGEKRFLTEAKRALKSLEGLGFDIFYQANNTAFSAGALVELYRETQDEQYLKLSYCCLAGVFKNVQLWECDYGYGKNFPSFFSVFPLNDAPYTAAYEEFEVYAALHHYMEVTDGIDILPSLKILIPEFIKYAVSRLAFYFPPLLPAEMIAEEIKTGQVQKELWVPLEDIHDGWEKSGEVGQEVYGTGMSFGVIPRQYFRIKALDAVGFIDYPAVNFRFGKTKLTFRLTGNPNFKASMRLQGLSKSALSKVKVEVKQTSKYNEIKASNDNKFEFAGDSSIRISW